A region of Lepeophtheirus salmonis chromosome 13, UVic_Lsal_1.4, whole genome shotgun sequence DNA encodes the following proteins:
- the LOC121128529 gene encoding uncharacterized protein, with protein sequence MNIWIASICILLLASSVSAQTCQTASGPCVFPFIYSGTTYTGCTLQDSAIPWCATLVDGFLNYVNYDYCPASCAQSPIATNAGTCKTLEGIDCIFPFVYQGTSYSSCTNADYGSTFWCATAVGPGNVYTSYGSCSAECLSSSSGSTACQTASGISCVFPFTYNNVKYSSCTSVESSFPWCATSVTNGEYNGRYGFCEDNCEVGVTVPVVTPTTTTTTTTNTTASPTTTIARINKSTFAPSIKTTTQELMTKTTPTSSAKTTKPALKFKTTLTSSVKTTQQLSKITTTAEPLITSVSFQSCQTPTGPCVFPFKYFGTMYTGCTLQDSTLPWCATSVDAALNYLNYNYCPASCALSPETTKTGACKTLEGIDCIFPFVYQGTSYSNCTNADYGSTFWCATAVGPGNVYTSYGSCSAECLSSSSGSTACQTASGISCVFPFTYNNVKYSSCTSVESSFPWCATSVTNGEYNGSYGYCEDNCEVGVIAPV encoded by the exons ATGAACATTTGGATTGCTTCAATTTGCATTCTTTTGCTAGCATCTTCCGTGT ctGCTCAAACATGTCAGACTGCTAGTGGACCCTGCGTTTTTCCATTCATATATTCAGGCACAACGTACACTGGATGCACTCTCCAGGATTCGGCTATACCTTGGTGTGCTACTTTAGTAGATGGATTCCTAAATTATGTAAACTACGATTATTGCCCTGCAAGTTGTGCGC AATCTCCAATAGCGACGAATGCTGGTA catgtaaAACTCTTGAGGGAATTGACTGCATATTTCCATTTGTGTACCAAGGTACATCATACAGTAGTTGTACAAATGCAGATTATGGATCCACATTTTGGTGTGCCACTGCAGTTGGGCCTGGAAATGTTTACACCTCCTACGGATCCTGTTCTGCAGAATGTCTAT CTAGTAGCTCAGGCAGCACTG cTTGTCAGACAGCTTCTGGTATCAGCTGTGTGTTTCCTTTTACTTACAACAACGTCAAGTATTCATCTTGTACTTCAGTTGAAAGTTCTTTTCCCTGGTGTGCAACCTCTGTAACTAATGGAGAATACAATGGTAGATATGGATTTTGTGAAGATAATTGTGAAg TGGGAGTAACAGTACCAGTCGTGACACCAACAACGACCACTACAACAACAACTAATACGACTGCAAGTCCAACCACGACAATtgcaagaataaataaatcaacatttGCACCATCAATAAAAACTACAACACAAGAATTAATGACTAAAACAACACCCACATCATCAGCAAAAACTACAAAACCAGCGTTAAAGTTTAAAACAACACTCACATCATCAGTAAAAACTACACAACAATTATCAAAGATAACAACAACAGCTGAACCATTAATAACTTCTGTGT cCTTTCAATCGTGTCAGACTCCTACTGGACCTTGTGTCTttccattcaaatattttggaacAATGTACACTGGATGTACTCTCCAGGATTCGACTTTACCTTGGTGTGCTACCTCAGTTGATGCAGCCCTAAACTATTTAAACTACAATTATTGCCCTGCTAGTTGTGCAC TATCTCCGGAAACGACGAAAACCGGTG caTGTAAAACTCTTGAGGGAATTGACTGCATATTTCCATTTGTGTACCAAGGTACATCATACAGTAATTGTACAAATGCAGATTATGGATCCACATTTTGGTGTGCCACTGCAGTTGGGCCTGGAAATGTTTACACCTCCTACGGATCCTGTTCTGCAGAATGTCTAT CTAGTAGCTCAGGCAGCACTG cTTGTCAGACAGCTTCTGGTATCAGCTGTGTGTTTCCTTTTACTTACAACAACGTCAAGTATTCATCTTGTACTTCAGTTGAAAGTTCTTTTCCCTGGTGTGCAACCTCTGTAACTAACGGAGAATACAATGGTAGTTATGGATATTGTGAAGATAATTGTGAAg TTGGAGTAATAGCACCAGTTTAA